The proteins below come from a single Triticum aestivum cultivar Chinese Spring chromosome 5D, IWGSC CS RefSeq v2.1, whole genome shotgun sequence genomic window:
- the LOC123121133 gene encoding uncharacterized protein produces the protein MASSSKLYRNALLLISAALFRRKRYWSNEGNDVVNELFSWQSIRGRGPLGLKLTKTPALLELIQKKLTLTSKGKGKQTTCDVQTISTAIQGRKPRSQKLHASNFQASSLRIGNWEWKSIYEGDIVAKFYISKNKLAWEILHEGLKSKIEIKCSDICALRITCPKDLPGMLDIMVSAVPQFFIETNPQPRRSTRWLATTDFTGGQASTHSRHVLQCGPGIMDKHIENLLYKNQRLYLLSQSTQNSYRSNYDNLFETGQTWQSLPVQPVPTGKMTLGLNDSGALQGVHFQSSGRRAPLKEDMFNWKNFWGTPLRPGSQPTSMSNSNAGIMYSNSGNHFDNQINSWNLSTGADYSSLREMYDLNGSHTLLPSNSNISSQTMALEQLRENLLSDKEVVNVVDEEDLMSMVNSLSCLIGQSSHS, from the exons atggctagcagtagcaAGCTTTATCGcaacgcgctgctgctaatatctgcagcgcttttcaGAAGGAAGCGCTACTGG TCAAATGAAGGTAATGATGTGGTAAATGAGCTCTTCTCTTGGCAATCCATTCGTGGACGTGGGCCATTAGGTTTAAAGTTAACAAAAACACCCGCTCTTTTGGAGCTTATACAAAAGAAGCTCACATTAACCTCCAAAGGAAAAGGAAAGCAAACCACATGTGATGTACAAACAATATCTACTGCAATACAAGGAAGGAAGCCCCGTTCACAAAAGTTGCACGCTTCCAATTTTCAAGCTTCCTCTCTTAGAATTGGGAACTGGGAG TGGAAATCAATATATGAAGGAGATATTGTTGCAAAATTTTATATTTCCAAGAATAAATTGGCATGGGAAATACTCCatgaaggcttgaagagcaagaTAGAGATAAAATGTTCAGACATATGTGCCTTGAGAATAACTTGTCCCAAAGATTTACCCGGGATGCTGGATATTATG GTGTCCGCGGTGCCACAATTTTTCATAGAAACCAATCCACAGCCACGCAGGAGCACCAGGTGGCTTGCAACTACGGATTTTACTGGTGGACAAGCAAGTACGCACAG TAGGCATGTTCTGCAGTGTGGCccagggataatggacaagcacattGAGAATCTCCTCTACAAAAACCAACGTCTATATTTATTAAGTCAGAGCACCCAAAATTCATATCGTAGCAATTATGACAACCTGTTTGAGACTGGACAAACTTGGCAGTCATTGCCAGTTCAACCGGTGCCAACTGGAAAAATGACATTAGGGCTAAATGATTCTGGAGCCCTACAAGGTGTACACTTTCAAAGCTCAG GGCGGCGAGCTCCACTGAAGGAGGACATGTTTAACTGGAAAAACTTTTGGGGGACGCCTCTCAGGCCGGGGTCGCAACCTACCTCCATGTCCAACTCTAATGCTGGTATCATGTATAGTAACTCTGGAAACCACTTCGACAATCAGATCAATTCATGGAACTTATCTACCGGTGCTGATTACTCATCATTGCGTGAGATGTATGACTTGAATGGCAGCCATACCTTGTTGCCGAGTAACAGCAAcatatcatcacagacaatggcactTGAGCAGCTACGCGAAAACTTGTTGAGCGACAAGGAGGTCGTGAATGTGGTGGACGAAGAGGATCTCATGAGCATGGTGAACTCCCTGTCCTGCTTGATTGGGCAGAGTTCCCACTCCTAG